In Malus sylvestris chromosome 15, drMalSylv7.2, whole genome shotgun sequence, a single genomic region encodes these proteins:
- the LOC126601388 gene encoding GTP-binding protein At2g22870-like: MVLLHLPRTHISLYTHFSLFAKPKTPTFATATTLPPVLTSALFSAPRSSLSASEPIPISQIPEPQIETPQEFETRIEIPLEKLFVPPETEVSHTDAGALSTRILKGSNILLSKYARNAQVDQAEFVKSSVRTEDCPSDGLPEFALVGRSNVGKSSLLNSLVRRKRLALTSKKPGKTQCINHFRINDSWFLVDLPGYGYAAAPQELRTDWVKFTKDYFLNRSTLVSVFLLIDASIPVKKIDLEYASWLGQNQIPMTMIFTKCDKRKKKRHGGKKAEENVQDFQELISSFFKTVPPWIMTSSLTNQGRDEMLLHMAQLRNYWLKH; encoded by the exons ATGGTTCTGCTTCACCTTCCAAGAACCCACATATCTCTCTACACCCATTTCTCCCTCTTcgcaaaacccaaaaccccaaccTTCGCCACCGCCACAACTCTCCCCCCAGTCCTCACCTCCGCCCTCTTCTCCGCCCCCAGATCCTCCCTCTCTGCCTCCGAACCCATACCCATTTCCCAAATCCCGGAACCCCAAATCGAAACCCCCCAGGAATTCGAAACCCGCATCGAAATCCCGCTCGAGAAGCTCTTCGTGCCGCCTGAAACTGAGGTTTCGCATACCGACGCCGGTGCTCTGAGCACCCGAATCTTGAAAGGGTCCAATATTCTGCTCAGCAAGTACGCCAGGAACGCTCAGGTGGACCAGGCCGAGTTCGTGAAGAGCAGTGTGAGGACTGAGGACTGCCCCTCTGATGGTCTCCCGGAGTTTGCTCTCGTGGGGCGGTCCAATGTCGGCAAGTCCTCGCTGCTCAACTCGCTTGTGCGGCGGAAGCGGCTCGCGTTGACGTCCAAGAAACCTG GGAAAACACAATGTATCAATCATTTTCGGATCAATGATAGCTGGTTCCTGGTGGATTTGCCCGGCTACGG GTACGCAGCTGCACCACAGGAACTTAGAACTGATTGGGTGAAGTTTACTAAAGACTACTTCCTCAATAGGTCGACATTAGTTTCGGTTTTCCTTCTCATTGATGCCAGCATTCCGGTCAAAAAAATTGATCTGGAATACGCTAGTTGGCTGGGCCAGAATCAG ATTCCTATGACTATGATATTCACCAAATGTGACAAGCGGAAAAAGAAGAGGCATGGAGGGAAGAAAGCTGAAGAGAATGTGCAGGATTTTCAGGAGTTAATAAGCAGCTTCTTCAAGACAGTGCCTCCGTGGATTATGACGAGCAGCCTGACCAATCAGGGTCGTGATGAAATGTTACTGCATATGGCTCAGCTGCGGAACTACTGGCTGAAGCACTAG
- the LOC126601396 gene encoding 60S ribosomal protein L37-3-like, whose product MGKGTGSFGKRRNKTHTLCVRCGRRSFHLQKSRCSACAYPAARLRKYNWSEKALRRKTTGTGRMRYLRNVPRRFKSGFLEGTQAAPRRKGAAAASS is encoded by the exons ATG GGCAAGGGAACAGGAAGTTTCGGAAAGAGGAGGAACAAGACGCACACACTCTGTGTGCGGTGCGGCCGCCGCAGTTTTCACCTTCAGAAGAGCCGCTGCTCCGCCTGCGCCTACCCTGCTGCCCGCCTCAGGAAAT ACAACTGGAGTGAGAAGGCGCTGCGCCGAAAGACGACGGGAACCGGGCGGATGAGGTACCTGAGGAATGTGCCGAGGAGGTTCAAGAGCGGCTTCCTGGAAGGTACTCAAGCTGCTCCGAGGAGAAAgggtgctgctgctgcttcctCATAA